Proteins from one Bacteroides zhangwenhongii genomic window:
- a CDS encoding alpha-glucuronidase family glycosyl hydrolase: MRNIFALTFTLFFCFFSIWAEDGSALWLRYALGAKAEISSKKQSPTLRIAVSELQNFWQGGIPVTLEVRNNKELRALGNEGYTIQTSKGGSQITIASSGEQGVLYGTYHLLRLQATGQLPESALQSLDISERPDYRIRILNHWDNLDGTIERGYAGHSLWKWDELPSVVSPRYEAYARANASIGINATVINNVNASPKILSNDYLQKVKVLADIFRPYGLKIYLSINFSSPAALGGLSTSDPLNKEVIDWWKQKAKEIYSLIPDFGGFLVKANSEGQPGPCDYGRTHAEGANMLADVLRPYHGIVMWRAFVYSPTDSDRAKQAYLEFEPLDGKFRDNVIVQIKNGPIDFQPREPFSPLFGAMKKTAVMPEFQITQEYLGFSNHLAFLAPMWKECLDSDTYLQGKGSTVARVTDGSLFFHPLTAISGVANIGDDTNWCGHPFAQANWYAFGRLAWKHSLSSEQIGEEWLKQTFLPVTGAQTDTPAGEVIQKEQIDAELSFLNSQVLQKSREAVVDYMMPLGLHHIFAWGHHYGPEPWCDIPDARPDWLPPYYHRADNMGIGFDRSSTGSNATGQYHSPLCEQLDNVNTCPENLLLWFHHVPWNHQMKSGRTLWTELCYAYDRGVNEVRNFQKVWDRMEPYIDSERFRDVQHRLKIQARDAVWWRDACLLYFQQFSRQPIPYELERPIHELKDMMEYKLDITNFECPPYGFSK, from the coding sequence ATGAGGAATATATTTGCATTGACATTCACTTTGTTTTTTTGCTTTTTTTCTATTTGGGCAGAAGATGGAAGTGCCTTGTGGCTTCGTTATGCATTGGGAGCGAAAGCGGAAATTAGCAGCAAGAAACAATCGCCTACATTACGTATTGCCGTTTCCGAATTACAGAACTTCTGGCAGGGAGGAATCCCGGTTACTTTGGAGGTTCGGAATAATAAAGAACTTCGTGCACTTGGAAATGAGGGATATACGATTCAGACCTCCAAAGGTGGCAGTCAAATAACGATAGCTTCTTCCGGTGAACAAGGAGTACTTTATGGAACGTATCATTTACTCCGTCTGCAAGCTACCGGACAACTACCGGAATCAGCTTTGCAATCCCTCGATATCTCCGAACGACCTGATTATCGAATTCGTATCCTGAATCATTGGGATAACTTGGATGGTACAATCGAACGCGGATATGCCGGACATTCACTTTGGAAATGGGACGAACTTCCGTCTGTTGTCTCTCCCCGTTATGAAGCCTACGCTCGTGCCAATGCTTCTATCGGCATTAATGCCACCGTAATAAACAATGTCAATGCAAGTCCTAAAATACTTTCTAATGATTATTTGCAGAAAGTCAAAGTCTTGGCCGATATTTTCCGCCCTTATGGCTTGAAAATATATCTTTCTATCAATTTCTCTTCTCCCGCAGCTTTAGGCGGTTTATCCACTTCCGATCCGTTAAATAAAGAAGTGATAGACTGGTGGAAGCAGAAAGCCAAAGAGATTTATTCTCTGATTCCCGATTTCGGAGGTTTTCTGGTGAAAGCGAATTCCGAAGGGCAGCCCGGTCCGTGTGATTACGGACGCACTCATGCCGAAGGAGCCAATATGCTTGCTGATGTGTTGAGGCCTTATCATGGAATTGTGATGTGGCGTGCTTTCGTTTATTCTCCTACCGACAGCGACCGTGCCAAACAAGCCTATCTTGAATTTGAACCTTTGGATGGTAAGTTCCGGGATAATGTTATTGTGCAGATCAAGAACGGTCCGATAGATTTCCAACCCCGTGAGCCATTCAGCCCGCTGTTCGGAGCTATGAAGAAGACGGCAGTTATGCCCGAGTTTCAGATCACACAAGAGTATCTTGGCTTTTCCAATCATCTTGCGTTCCTTGCTCCTATGTGGAAAGAGTGTTTAGACAGTGATACTTATCTGCAAGGCAAAGGCTCTACCGTTGCCCGTGTGACAGATGGTTCTTTATTCTTTCATCCGCTCACGGCTATTTCCGGAGTGGCAAATATCGGTGATGATACTAATTGGTGTGGACATCCTTTTGCTCAAGCCAACTGGTATGCTTTCGGACGATTGGCATGGAAACATTCGCTCTCTTCCGAACAGATAGGAGAAGAATGGTTGAAACAAACTTTTCTTCCCGTTACCGGTGCGCAAACCGATACTCCGGCAGGAGAAGTCATTCAAAAAGAGCAAATTGACGCTGAACTCTCCTTTCTCAACTCCCAAGTGCTTCAGAAATCGAGAGAAGCAGTAGTAGACTACATGATGCCTCTCGGCTTGCATCATATCTTTGCATGGGGACATCATTACGGACCGGAACCCTGGTGTGATATTCCCGATGCTCGCCCGGATTGGCTGCCTCCTTATTACCACCGTGCCGACAACATGGGAATAGGTTTCGACCGCAGCAGTACAGGAAGTAATGCTACCGGACAATACCATTCTCCATTATGCGAGCAACTGGACAATGTGAATACCTGTCCGGAGAATCTGCTCCTTTGGTTTCACCATGTTCCTTGGAATCATCAGATGAAGAGCGGACGTACACTTTGGACAGAACTGTGCTACGCGTATGATCGTGGTGTAAACGAAGTGAGAAACTTTCAAAAAGTGTGGGACAGGATGGAACCGTATATTGATTCCGAACGTTTTCGTGATGTGCAACACCGCCTGAAGATTCAGGCACGGGATGCTGTCTGGTGGCGGGATGCTTGTTTGCTTTACTTCCAGCAATTCAGCAGACAACCGATACCTTATGAATTGGAACGTCCCATACATGAGTTGAAAGATATGATGGAATACAAATTGGATATTACCAATTTTGAATGTCCACCTTACGGGTTTAGTAAGTAA
- a CDS encoding glycoside hydrolase family 43 protein, producing the protein MKTEKRYLVPGDYMADPAVHVFDGKLYIYPSHDWESGIAENDNGDHFNMKDYHVYSMDDVMNGEIKDHGVVLSTEDIPWAGRQLWDCDVVCKDGKYYMYFPLKDQNDIFRIGVAVSDKPYGPFIPEANPMKGSYSIDPAVWDDGDGNYYMYFGGLWGGQLQRYRNNKALESAILPEGEEEAIPSRVARLSEDMMEFAEEPRAVVILDEDGKPLTAGDTERRFFEASWMHKYNGKYYFSYSTGDTHLLCYAIGDNPYGPFTYQGVILTPVVGWTTHHAIVEFKGKWYLFHHDCVPSEGKTWLRSLKVCELQYDADGRIITIEGKDE; encoded by the coding sequence ATGAAAACAGAAAAAAGATATTTAGTTCCCGGTGATTATATGGCTGACCCTGCCGTACACGTATTTGATGGCAAACTGTATATTTATCCCTCGCATGATTGGGAAAGTGGTATTGCCGAAAATGATAATGGCGATCATTTCAATATGAAAGATTATCACGTGTATTCTATGGATGATGTGATGAACGGTGAAATAAAAGATCATGGAGTGGTGCTTTCCACAGAGGATATTCCTTGGGCGGGTCGTCAACTATGGGATTGTGATGTGGTTTGTAAAGATGGTAAGTACTATATGTATTTTCCATTGAAAGATCAGAATGATATATTTCGTATCGGGGTAGCTGTGAGTGATAAACCTTATGGTCCTTTTATACCGGAAGCTAATCCGATGAAGGGAAGTTACAGCATCGATCCGGCTGTATGGGATGACGGAGATGGTAACTATTATATGTATTTCGGTGGATTGTGGGGTGGACAACTTCAACGTTACCGTAATAATAAAGCCTTGGAATCTGCTATTTTGCCGGAAGGAGAGGAGGAAGCAATTCCGTCGCGTGTTGCTCGTTTGAGTGAAGACATGATGGAGTTTGCCGAAGAACCCCGGGCAGTGGTAATTCTGGATGAAGACGGTAAGCCATTGACAGCAGGGGATACAGAACGCCGTTTCTTCGAAGCTTCGTGGATGCATAAATATAATGGTAAATACTATTTCTCCTATTCTACGGGAGACACTCATTTGCTCTGCTATGCAATAGGTGATAACCCTTATGGTCCGTTTACTTATCAGGGAGTCATTCTGACTCCGGTGGTAGGATGGACTACTCACCATGCTATTGTAGAGTTTAAAGGCAAGTGGTATCTGTTTCATCACGATTGTGTACCATCAGAGGGGAAGACTTGGCTCCGTAGCTTGAAAGTCTGCGAACTTCAGTATGATGCAGACGGGCGAATCATTACCATTGAGGGAAAAGATGAATAA
- a CDS encoding endo-1,4-beta-xylanase encodes MKLKRIILLLTVMFSFSYGEVFAKDGNSLKKALKNKFLIGVSVNTHQSSGKDVAAVEVVKKNFNSIVAENCMKSSVIHPKENKYNFAQADEFVSFGESNQMAIIGHCLIWHSQLAPWFCVDKDGNNVSPEVLKKRMKDHITTIVKRYKGRIKGWDVVNEAIEDNGAYRKTKFYEILGEEYIPLAFQYAHEADPDAELYYNDYSMAQPGRREAVVKMVNDLKRRGIRIDAVGMQGHIGMDYPKISEFEKSMLAFAGTGVKIMITELDLTVIPSPNPNVGAEVSASFEYKKEMNPYPDGLPEEVSKAWTERMNDFFRLFLKHHNLITRVTLWGVADQNSWRNDWPMRGRTDYPLLFDRNYRPKPVVDLIIKEAEKTK; translated from the coding sequence ATGAAACTCAAACGAATAATTCTGTTGTTGACAGTGATGTTTTCTTTTTCTTATGGAGAAGTTTTTGCGAAAGATGGAAATTCGCTGAAAAAGGCTTTGAAAAACAAGTTTCTGATTGGCGTGTCAGTGAACACACATCAAAGTTCCGGTAAGGATGTCGCAGCTGTTGAAGTTGTAAAGAAGAATTTTAATTCCATCGTGGCGGAAAACTGCATGAAGTCTTCTGTCATTCATCCGAAAGAAAATAAGTATAATTTTGCGCAGGCAGATGAATTTGTCAGTTTTGGTGAGAGCAATCAAATGGCTATCATTGGTCACTGCCTGATTTGGCATTCACAATTGGCCCCTTGGTTTTGCGTAGATAAGGACGGGAACAATGTTTCTCCGGAAGTCCTGAAGAAACGGATGAAAGACCATATCACTACCATCGTGAAACGCTATAAAGGCCGCATCAAAGGCTGGGATGTAGTAAATGAAGCGATTGAAGATAATGGAGCATATCGCAAGACAAAGTTTTATGAGATTCTGGGGGAAGAATATATCCCATTGGCTTTCCAATATGCACACGAGGCCGATCCGGATGCCGAACTTTACTACAATGACTACTCAATGGCCCAACCGGGCAGAAGAGAAGCCGTCGTGAAGATGGTGAACGATTTGAAAAGACGTGGAATCCGTATTGATGCCGTAGGTATGCAAGGGCATATCGGCATGGACTACCCGAAAATCAGTGAATTTGAGAAGAGTATGTTGGCTTTTGCTGGAACAGGAGTGAAGATAATGATAACAGAACTGGATTTGACGGTGATACCATCACCGAATCCCAATGTAGGTGCAGAGGTTTCCGCTTCCTTTGAATATAAAAAAGAGATGAATCCTTATCCGGATGGATTGCCGGAAGAGGTATCGAAAGCATGGACTGAAAGAATGAATGACTTTTTCCGCCTGTTCCTGAAACACCATAACCTCATTACTAGGGTTACTCTTTGGGGAGTAGCCGATCAGAATTCTTGGCGTAATGACTGGCCGATGAGAGGTCGCACGGATTATCCGTTACTTTTTGATCGCAATTATCGGCCGAAACCGGTAGTCGACCTGATTATCAAAGAGGCTGAAAAAACAAAATAA
- a CDS encoding MFS transporter — translation MENTIKTNEAKGFYKLSWLQRIGFGSGDLAQNLIYQTVCMYLLIFYTNVYGLKPEVAAVMFLIVRIVDVLWDPLVGAFVDKHNPRLGKYRSYLIWGGIPLTGFAILCFWNGFSGSLFYAYFTYVGLSMCYTLINVPYGALNASLTRDTNEITVLTSVRMFLANLGGLAVAYGIPILVKVLSPDGKINTTASANAWFITMTIYAVIGLALLVFCFSQTKERVVMDQEETSKVKVSDLWVEFCRNKPLRILAFFFITAFAMMAIGNSAGSYYMIYNVRAPEMLPYFMALGSIPAFIFMPMVPAIKRAIGKKQMFYVFLSVAILGMALLYIISVVPVLKTQIWLVFVAQFIKSTGVIIATGYMWALVPEVISYGEYTHGKRISGIVNALTGIFYKAGMALGGVVPGLVMAFVGFDQTNEVSQSPFAEQGILWLVAVIPALLLLVAMFIISKYELEDNVIDNINEEIESRCKKSE, via the coding sequence ATGGAGAATACAATAAAGACCAATGAAGCGAAAGGTTTCTATAAACTCTCTTGGCTTCAACGTATAGGATTCGGTTCCGGTGATTTGGCGCAAAACCTTATTTACCAGACCGTATGTATGTATCTGCTGATTTTTTATACCAATGTATATGGACTTAAACCGGAAGTGGCAGCCGTGATGTTTCTTATTGTCAGGATAGTGGATGTCCTTTGGGATCCTCTGGTGGGTGCTTTCGTCGATAAACACAATCCTAGACTAGGTAAATACCGTTCATATCTTATTTGGGGAGGAATTCCGCTGACTGGTTTTGCTATTCTTTGTTTTTGGAACGGCTTTTCGGGCTCACTGTTCTATGCCTATTTCACTTACGTTGGATTATCCATGTGTTATACATTGATTAATGTGCCTTATGGAGCACTGAATGCGTCACTTACCCGCGATACGAATGAAATCACGGTGTTGACGTCAGTGCGTATGTTTCTTGCCAATTTGGGCGGTTTGGCCGTGGCATACGGTATTCCGATACTGGTGAAGGTGTTGTCTCCCGATGGCAAAATCAATACTACTGCATCTGCTAACGCATGGTTTATTACGATGACTATTTATGCTGTTATCGGATTGGCGTTATTGGTGTTCTGCTTTAGCCAGACGAAGGAGCGTGTGGTTATGGATCAGGAGGAGACATCTAAAGTAAAAGTGTCCGACTTGTGGGTAGAATTTTGTAGAAATAAACCTTTGCGTATTTTGGCGTTCTTTTTCATTACTGCTTTTGCAATGATGGCCATTGGTAATTCTGCCGGTTCATATTATATGATTTATAATGTACGTGCACCGGAGATGTTACCTTATTTCATGGCCTTGGGCTCGATACCCGCATTCATTTTCATGCCGATGGTACCTGCCATTAAACGTGCCATTGGAAAAAAGCAAATGTTTTATGTATTCCTTTCAGTCGCTATATTGGGTATGGCATTACTGTATATTATTTCTGTGGTTCCGGTACTCAAAACGCAGATATGGTTGGTCTTTGTGGCGCAGTTCATAAAATCTACCGGAGTCATTATTGCGACAGGATACATGTGGGCTTTGGTTCCCGAAGTGATTTCGTATGGAGAATATACTCATGGTAAGCGTATTTCAGGCATAGTCAATGCTTTGACCGGTATTTTCTATAAAGCGGGAATGGCTCTTGGGGGAGTTGTACCGGGACTTGTTATGGCTTTTGTCGGATTCGACCAGACAAATGAAGTGTCACAATCGCCTTTTGCCGAACAGGGAATACTGTGGCTTGTGGCCGTTATCCCGGCATTGTTACTTTTGGTCGCTATGTTCATTATTTCTAAATATGAACTGGAAGATAATGTAATTGACAATATAAATGAGGAGATAGAATCGCGCTGTAAAAAAAGCGAATAG
- a CDS encoding sialate O-acetylesterase: MNKYWFYKVGLVVVFLCFALLGGAKVKLPALVSDGMVLQRGEPVNIWGTADPDETVDITFLKKKYKTVADAQGNWKVTLPVLKAGGPYTMTINDIELKDILIGDVWVCSGQSNMELPVSRVTDRFRDEISTDSNYPMVRYIKTPLLYNFHAPQADIPGISWQAMTPENVMPFSALVYFFAKDVYQKTKVPVGIINSSVGGSPVEAWISEGGLKPFPFYLNEKRIYESDDLVESMKKEERKKSHAWNVALFQGDKGMHEATPWYAADYDDSNWKETDLFASGWTTNGLNTINGSHWFRKDFQVSAQQAGEKATLRLGCIVDADSVYVNGTFVGTVSYQYPPRIYTIPAGLLKAGKNTITIRLFSYGGRPQFVKEKPYKILFGKGQPEKGESEINLEGSWKYHLGAPMPAAPGQTAFHYKPTGLYNAMIAPLLNYTVSGVIWYQGESNVSRRNEYKDLLTAMISDWRQRWNRSDMPFYIIELADFLSPTDKGGRAAWAEFRKAQAEVADTNKNVTLIKNSDLGEWNDIHPLDKKTLGQRVAAAILIEMNTKNRK; encoded by the coding sequence ATGAATAAGTATTGGTTTTATAAGGTAGGGTTAGTAGTTGTGTTCCTTTGCTTCGCCTTGTTGGGCGGAGCAAAGGTTAAACTTCCGGCTCTTGTTTCCGACGGAATGGTACTTCAGCGTGGGGAACCTGTCAATATCTGGGGAACGGCTGATCCTGATGAAACCGTTGATATAACTTTCCTGAAAAAGAAATATAAGACTGTTGCCGATGCACAAGGCAACTGGAAAGTGACTTTGCCTGTTTTGAAAGCCGGCGGACCTTATACGATGACTATTAATGATATCGAATTAAAGGATATTCTTATTGGTGATGTGTGGGTATGTTCCGGGCAGTCGAATATGGAATTGCCTGTTTCACGGGTTACAGATCGTTTTCGCGATGAAATATCTACGGACAGTAACTATCCGATGGTGCGCTATATAAAAACACCTCTGCTCTATAATTTTCATGCTCCGCAGGCAGATATTCCGGGAATTTCCTGGCAAGCGATGACTCCTGAAAATGTGATGCCTTTCTCTGCTTTGGTCTATTTCTTCGCTAAAGATGTCTATCAGAAGACAAAAGTTCCGGTAGGAATCATAAATTCCAGTGTCGGAGGTTCACCGGTAGAAGCGTGGATCAGTGAGGGAGGGTTGAAGCCTTTTCCATTTTATTTGAATGAAAAGCGTATCTATGAATCGGACGACTTGGTGGAATCAATGAAAAAAGAGGAGAGGAAGAAAAGTCATGCTTGGAATGTGGCGTTGTTTCAGGGAGATAAAGGGATGCATGAGGCTACCCCTTGGTATGCTGCCGATTATGATGATAGCAATTGGAAAGAAACAGATTTGTTTGCTTCCGGCTGGACAACAAACGGACTAAATACCATCAATGGTTCCCACTGGTTCCGTAAAGACTTTCAGGTGTCTGCACAACAGGCGGGAGAGAAAGCGACTCTTCGCTTGGGATGCATCGTGGATGCGGATTCTGTTTATGTAAATGGCACATTTGTGGGGACTGTCTCTTATCAGTATCCTCCCCGTATCTATACCATTCCTGCCGGATTGCTGAAAGCCGGAAAAAATACAATAACCATACGCCTTTTCAGTTATGGCGGTCGTCCTCAATTTGTAAAGGAGAAGCCTTATAAAATTCTTTTCGGAAAAGGTCAGCCGGAAAAAGGAGAATCGGAGATCAATCTGGAGGGGAGTTGGAAATATCATCTCGGTGCTCCTATGCCCGCTGCTCCGGGACAAACGGCTTTTCATTATAAACCCACAGGACTGTATAATGCCATGATTGCTCCTTTGCTGAACTATACGGTATCCGGTGTTATCTGGTATCAGGGAGAATCGAATGTCTCACGCAGAAATGAGTATAAAGACTTGTTGACGGCTATGATTAGCGATTGGAGACAACGATGGAATAGATCAGATATGCCTTTCTATATCATTGAACTGGCGGATTTTCTTTCACCCACAGATAAAGGAGGACGCGCTGCCTGGGCGGAATTCCGGAAAGCGCAGGCGGAAGTAGCCGATACAAATAAAAATGTTACTCTGATTAAAAATAGTGATTTAGGAGAATGGAATGATATTCATCCATTGGATAAAAAGACGCTAGGGCAACGAGTGGCAGCAGCTATCTTGATAGAAATGAATACGAAAAACAGAAAATGA
- a CDS encoding endo-1,4-beta-xylanase, whose protein sequence is MKYRNMLPFVALSVLILTSCDDNKMEWYKDPTHGAVTSSELPLQLAEKISRYKPLKEYLSDPNFKLGIGVGMDEYLGDETTTTIVNENFNDLTIGYAMKHGPMVDSKGNLKFDKVDQLFTKTTEAGISIYGHCLIWHTNQNASYLNSLIAPEVIPGPAGTNLLQNGSFDEDIVPWASWGGGKATVEHSATEGLGNTKGCIKAVTSASSAKPWDLEIQSEAIPVIEGHRYQISFFIKSEGVGAVRLAFEGMNTTYPNIDGKETIPTSNSWQQIVYNKELIGTDIMPAENSDKLQFRIDLGAVANMTYYIDDIVVVDLEGEPTVVNLISNGDFESGTIDPWNSWGNGSSRDISEEGEGVNGSKYAMKLTNPAAGDQIHVAQACYTLAAPLVEGTQYKVSAWVKSTVSNGKIQMQVQDNADFSGPKDVTNTWNLIEWTITAKAGGHTKLLFDFGLVAADYYIDDIVLEEIETTRAVIRASGPTIIEKTDEEKAEIIRDAMEDWISKMVTHCKPYVHAWDVVNEPMDDAKTSDIKTGKGKTDLASDEFYWQDYFLTPKDYAVEAFKLARLYGNPDDKLFINDYNLEYNLNKCDGLIKYVEYIESKGATVDGIGTQMHIAIDSNKDNIAQMFQKLGATGKLIKVSELDIKVNTSSPTTENLAQQAEMYQYVIDMYKKYIPADKQYGITIWGVSDNEKEHVNWIPDDAPNLWDANYARKHAYKGVADGLAGKDVSEDFTGDLE, encoded by the coding sequence ATGAAATACAGAAATATGCTTCCGTTTGTTGCCTTGTCGGTGCTGATATTGACATCGTGTGACGATAATAAGATGGAGTGGTATAAAGACCCTACACATGGAGCGGTTACTTCTTCCGAACTGCCTTTACAGTTGGCTGAAAAGATTTCCCGTTACAAGCCGTTGAAAGAATATTTATCCGATCCCAACTTTAAGTTGGGTATCGGAGTGGGGATGGATGAATATCTTGGTGACGAGACAACGACTACCATTGTGAATGAGAACTTTAATGATCTGACGATAGGATATGCCATGAAGCACGGTCCTATGGTCGATTCTAAAGGGAATTTGAAATTTGATAAGGTCGATCAGTTGTTTACAAAGACCACAGAAGCGGGTATCAGCATTTATGGGCACTGTCTGATTTGGCACACTAATCAGAATGCGAGTTATCTGAATAGTCTGATTGCACCGGAAGTTATTCCGGGGCCGGCTGGAACAAATCTCTTACAGAATGGCAGTTTTGACGAGGATATAGTTCCGTGGGCTTCCTGGGGAGGAGGAAAAGCGACAGTTGAACATTCTGCAACAGAAGGGTTGGGTAATACGAAAGGTTGTATCAAGGCCGTTACAAGTGCAAGTTCGGCCAAACCGTGGGATTTGGAGATTCAGAGTGAAGCAATACCTGTAATCGAAGGGCATCGTTACCAAATCTCTTTCTTTATCAAATCAGAAGGAGTAGGTGCTGTACGTCTGGCATTTGAAGGAATGAATACAACGTATCCTAATATTGATGGAAAAGAAACGATTCCAACTTCGAATAGTTGGCAGCAGATTGTTTATAATAAGGAATTGATAGGTACGGATATAATGCCTGCTGAAAATTCTGATAAGCTTCAGTTCCGAATAGATTTAGGTGCTGTTGCTAATATGACTTACTACATAGATGATATTGTTGTTGTAGATTTGGAGGGTGAGCCTACTGTGGTAAATCTCATTAGTAATGGTGACTTTGAATCTGGGACAATTGACCCATGGAATTCTTGGGGAAATGGTTCATCCAGAGATATATCCGAAGAAGGAGAGGGGGTTAATGGAAGTAAATATGCAATGAAGTTAACCAATCCTGCGGCAGGGGATCAAATACATGTTGCTCAAGCATGTTACACTTTGGCTGCACCGCTTGTTGAGGGAACACAGTATAAGGTTTCTGCATGGGTTAAGTCTACAGTTTCTAATGGTAAGATCCAAATGCAAGTACAGGATAATGCGGATTTTTCTGGTCCAAAGGATGTGACCAATACGTGGAATCTGATTGAATGGACTATTACAGCAAAGGCTGGAGGGCATACCAAACTTTTATTTGATTTTGGTTTAGTGGCAGCAGATTATTATATTGATGATATTGTTTTGGAAGAAATCGAGACGACTCGTGCTGTCATTCGTGCTTCCGGTCCTACTATCATTGAGAAGACCGACGAAGAAAAAGCCGAGATTATCAGAGATGCTATGGAAGACTGGATTTCAAAGATGGTTACCCATTGCAAACCTTATGTTCATGCATGGGACGTAGTCAATGAACCGATGGATGATGCAAAAACATCAGACATTAAGACTGGTAAAGGCAAAACTGATCTGGCTTCTGATGAATTCTATTGGCAAGATTATTTCCTGACTCCGAAAGATTATGCTGTAGAAGCCTTCAAACTTGCCCGCTTATATGGAAATCCGGATGACAAACTATTCATCAATGATTATAATCTGGAATATAACCTCAATAAGTGTGATGGTCTGATTAAATATGTGGAATACATCGAAAGCAAAGGGGCCACAGTGGATGGTATCGGTACACAAATGCATATTGCTATTGATTCCAATAAAGACAATATTGCTCAAATGTTCCAGAAACTGGGTGCTACCGGCAAGTTGATTAAAGTATCCGAGTTGGATATTAAGGTTAACACCTCGTCGCCTACTACTGAAAATCTGGCACAACAGGCAGAAATGTATCAGTATGTCATTGATATGTACAAGAAGTATATCCCGGCGGACAAACAATATGGTATTACCATCTGGGGAGTATCGGACAATGAAAAAGAACATGTGAATTGGATACCGGATGACGCTCCGAACCTTTGGGATGCTAATTATGCACGTAAACATGCTTATAAGGGAGTGGCCGATGGTTTGGCTGGTAAAGATGTCAGCGAAGACTTTACCGGAGATTTGGAATAA